The following proteins are co-located in the Streptomyces sp. NBC_00435 genome:
- a CDS encoding GNAT family N-acetyltransferase, which produces MGQTKATTASAATTRTAAKTRTAATSVATVELVGERVRLEPLDLHHHDGLCEAIRDGSLWELAVTTVPHPDEARGFIEDAVAARAEGTQIPYATVDAATGRILGSTRLMVINTANRRLEIGWTFLAESWQRTGANTEAKLLMLTYAFETMGMNRVELLTDVRNTKSRAAITRLGATQEGVLRHHMVMRDGWIRDTAVYSITRPEWPDAKRGLEARLAGRSAG; this is translated from the coding sequence ATGGGACAGACGAAGGCGACGACGGCGAGCGCGGCTACGACGCGGACCGCGGCGAAAACGCGGACCGCGGCGACGTCGGTGGCGACGGTGGAGCTGGTCGGGGAGCGGGTGCGGCTGGAGCCACTGGACCTCCACCACCACGACGGTCTGTGCGAGGCGATCCGCGACGGGAGCCTGTGGGAGCTCGCGGTGACGACGGTCCCGCACCCGGACGAGGCCCGGGGCTTCATAGAGGACGCCGTCGCGGCGCGCGCCGAGGGCACGCAGATCCCGTACGCGACGGTGGACGCGGCGACGGGGCGGATCCTCGGGTCGACCCGGCTGATGGTGATCAACACCGCGAACCGGCGGCTGGAGATCGGCTGGACCTTCCTCGCCGAGTCCTGGCAGCGGACTGGCGCGAACACGGAGGCCAAGCTGCTGATGCTGACGTACGCCTTCGAGACGATGGGGATGAACCGGGTCGAGCTGCTCACGGACGTGCGGAACACGAAGTCGCGGGCGGCGATCACCCGCCTCGGCGCGACCCAGGAGGGCGTACTGCGCCACCACATGGTCATGCGGGACGGCTGGATCCGCGACACGGCCGTGTACAGCATCACCCGCCCGGAATGGCCGGACGCGAAGCGCGGCCTCGAGGCCCGCCTGGCGGGTCGCTCCGCGGGCTGA
- a CDS encoding LysR family transcriptional regulator ArgP, with protein MDELPADQVRTLLAVIDEGTFDAAAAALHVTPSAISQRVKALEQRTGRVLLMRTKPVRATESGEVVVRFARQLARLERDARAELGMAEGLGPVRLPIAVNADSLATWFLPALTGVPQDPPVCFELHREDEGHATELLRDGRVMAAVTSQPVAVAGCTVRRLGLARYLPVASPEFAARHLRGETEWDLREAPVVVFDRLDLIQDEFVRMVTGQAGARASEVRHYVPTSEGFCDAAVAGLGWAMVPEAQAGPRLEAGKLVVIAPGRSLDVPLYWQQWKLDSPALATVARAVARAAEGALRQPAGAG; from the coding sequence ATGGATGAGCTGCCTGCCGACCAGGTCCGGACCCTGCTCGCGGTGATCGACGAAGGCACCTTCGACGCCGCGGCCGCCGCCCTGCACGTGACCCCGTCCGCCATCAGCCAGCGGGTCAAGGCGCTGGAGCAGCGGACCGGGCGGGTGCTGCTGATGCGGACCAAACCGGTGCGGGCGACCGAGTCCGGGGAGGTCGTCGTCCGATTCGCGCGGCAGCTGGCCCGGCTGGAGCGCGACGCACGGGCCGAGCTGGGCATGGCGGAGGGCCTGGGACCGGTGCGGCTGCCGATCGCGGTCAACGCGGACTCGCTCGCGACGTGGTTCCTCCCCGCGCTGACCGGGGTGCCGCAGGACCCGCCGGTCTGCTTCGAACTGCACAGGGAGGACGAGGGGCACGCGACCGAACTGCTGCGGGACGGACGCGTGATGGCCGCGGTGACCTCGCAGCCGGTCGCCGTGGCCGGGTGCACGGTGCGGCGGCTGGGCCTCGCGCGGTACCTGCCGGTGGCGAGCCCGGAGTTCGCGGCCCGGCATCTGCGGGGGGAGACGGAGTGGGACCTCCGGGAGGCGCCCGTCGTCGTCTTCGACCGGCTGGACCTGATCCAGGACGAGTTCGTACGGATGGTGACGGGGCAGGCCGGCGCCCGGGCGTCGGAGGTACGGCACTACGTGCCGACCTCGGAGGGGTTCTGCGACGCGGCGGTCGCCGGACTGGGCTGGGCGATGGTGCCCGAGGCGCAGGCCGGACCGCGGCTGGAGGCGGGGAAGCTGGTGGTGATCGCGCCCGGGCGGTCGCTGGACGTGCCGCTGTACTGGCAGCAGTGGAAGCTGGACTCGCCCGCGCTGGCCACGGTGGCGCGCGCCGTGGCGCGGGCGGCTGAGGGTGCGCTGCGGCAGCCGGCCGGGGCGGGGTAG
- the corA gene encoding magnesium/cobalt transporter CorA, with protein MFRNLRRAVSRGYRRAVDLSHPARSPLGSAVVNCIVYRDGVRQDGCADAEEALRRVRKTGDGFVWIGLHEPSQTELAGLAELFGLHPLAVEDAVHAHQRPKIERYDETLFAVLKTVRYVEHEELTATSEVVETGELMAFTGDDFVITIRHGGRGTLGSVREELEATPDHLAKGPVAVLHAIADHVVDEYVAVTDAVQNDIDAVETMVFSEHGGRGDAGRIYQLKRELLELRRAVAPLGRPLQQLSTLPIPVIPPEMRTYFRDVADHLTRATDQIGAYDALLDSILQAHLAQVTVAQNEDMRKITAWAAIVAVPTMVCGVYGMNFDNMPELHWTYGYPVVVGVMAVACFVIHRGFRRNGWL; from the coding sequence ATGTTCAGGAACCTGCGCCGGGCCGTGAGCCGCGGCTACCGGCGGGCCGTCGACCTCAGCCACCCGGCGCGCTCTCCGCTCGGCAGCGCCGTCGTCAACTGCATCGTCTACCGCGACGGGGTGCGCCAGGACGGCTGCGCCGACGCCGAGGAGGCGCTGCGCAGGGTCCGCAAGACCGGCGACGGCTTCGTCTGGATCGGCCTGCACGAGCCCTCGCAGACCGAGCTCGCCGGGCTCGCCGAGCTGTTCGGCCTGCACCCGCTCGCCGTCGAGGACGCCGTCCACGCGCACCAGCGGCCCAAGATCGAGCGCTACGACGAGACCCTGTTCGCCGTGCTCAAGACCGTGCGGTACGTGGAGCACGAGGAGCTGACCGCGACCAGCGAGGTCGTGGAGACCGGCGAGCTCATGGCCTTCACCGGCGACGACTTCGTCATCACCATCCGCCACGGCGGCCGCGGCACCCTCGGATCGGTCCGTGAGGAGCTGGAGGCCACCCCCGACCACCTGGCCAAGGGGCCGGTCGCCGTCCTGCACGCGATCGCCGATCACGTGGTCGACGAGTACGTGGCCGTCACGGACGCGGTGCAGAACGACATAGACGCCGTCGAGACCATGGTGTTCAGCGAGCACGGCGGCCGCGGCGACGCGGGCCGGATCTACCAGCTCAAGCGCGAACTGCTGGAGCTGCGGCGGGCGGTGGCCCCGCTGGGCCGGCCGCTCCAGCAGCTGAGCACGCTGCCGATACCGGTCATCCCCCCGGAGATGCGCACGTACTTCCGCGACGTCGCCGACCACCTGACCCGCGCCACGGACCAGATCGGCGCGTACGACGCCCTCCTCGACTCCATCCTCCAGGCCCACCTCGCGCAGGTGACCGTCGCCCAGAACGAGGACATGCGCAAGATCACCGCCTGGGCGGCCATCGTCGCCGTCCCGACGATGGTCTGCGGGGTCTACGGCATGAACTTCGACAACATGCCCGAACTGCACTGGACCTACGGGTATCCCGTGGTGGTCGGGGTCATGGCCGTCGCCTGCTTCGTCATCCACCGCGGGTTCAGGCGCAACGGCTGGCTCTGA
- a CDS encoding LysE/ArgO family amino acid transporter: MTHGIIPAGLAGFGTGLSLIVAIGAQNAFVLRQGVRRHSVLAVVAICAVSDAALIALGVAGVGAFVTAWPPALTLVGLVGGAFLICYGFLAARRVLRPAPGAALTAEGAGTDPATARAGVSTRRAVLTCLAMTWLNPHVYLDTVLLVGSLAADRGDLRWAFGIGAALASLTWFGALGYGARLLSGLFARPSAWRVLDGFVAATMVTMGGLLLARA; encoded by the coding sequence ATGACACACGGCATCATCCCGGCGGGCCTCGCGGGCTTCGGCACCGGCCTTTCCCTCATCGTCGCCATCGGCGCCCAGAACGCCTTCGTCCTGCGCCAAGGCGTACGCCGCCACTCGGTCCTCGCCGTGGTCGCCATCTGCGCCGTCTCGGACGCGGCCCTCATCGCGCTCGGCGTGGCCGGCGTGGGCGCGTTCGTCACCGCCTGGCCGCCCGCCCTCACGCTGGTCGGCCTCGTGGGCGGCGCCTTCCTGATCTGCTACGGATTCCTCGCCGCCCGCCGGGTGCTGCGCCCCGCCCCCGGCGCGGCCCTCACCGCGGAAGGCGCCGGCACCGACCCCGCCACCGCCCGCGCCGGCGTCTCCACCCGCCGCGCCGTACTGACCTGCCTGGCCATGACCTGGCTCAACCCGCACGTGTACCTCGACACCGTGCTGCTGGTCGGCTCCCTCGCCGCCGACCGGGGCGACCTGCGCTGGGCGTTCGGCATCGGGGCCGCACTGGCGAGCCTGACCTGGTTCGGGGCGCTCGGCTACGGTGCCCGGCTGCTCAGCGGCCTGTTCGCCCGGCCCTCCGCCTGGCGGGTGCTGGACGGATTCGTCGCGGCGACCATGGTCACGATGGGCGGCCTGCTCCTCGCCCGGGCCTGA
- a CDS encoding DUF2690 domain-containing protein, which produces MKRLLMKTAMVSAAAVAATLVPLAGTSYAAGCSNAGCDNLGPVSQGCDADAVTQRSVTDGERKAELRWSSKCQAAWVRVTDTDGSGSDWIPKYGYIEKHNGVNGPLIRSLAVAIPNPGSDWSNMLGGNYYYRVCTTQGGSGATICSSYF; this is translated from the coding sequence ATGAAGCGCCTCCTGATGAAGACCGCGATGGTGTCGGCCGCGGCGGTCGCCGCCACCCTCGTTCCGCTGGCCGGCACCTCGTACGCGGCCGGCTGCTCCAACGCGGGCTGCGACAACCTCGGCCCCGTGTCGCAGGGTTGTGACGCCGACGCCGTCACGCAGCGGAGCGTGACCGACGGCGAGCGCAAGGCCGAGCTGCGCTGGTCGTCCAAGTGTCAGGCGGCGTGGGTCCGGGTCACCGACACGGACGGTTCCGGCAGCGACTGGATCCCCAAGTACGGCTACATCGAGAAGCACAACGGCGTCAACGGCCCGCTGATCCGCAGCCTGGCCGTCGCGATCCCCAACCCGGGTTCCGACTGGTCCAACATGCTCGGCGGCAACTACTACTACCGGGTCTGCACGACCCAGGGTGGCAGCGGCGCGACCATCTGCTCCAGCTACTTCTAG
- a CDS encoding TOBE domain-containing protein yields MESYTIGQAARLLGVSVDTARRWADAQRFPTRREGTRRMVDGPDLAAFCVEAAQEADDGDETPYTSARNAFPGIVTGVKLGTVDAQVEIQAGPHRIVSLLTREAVEELGLEVGARATARVKSTSVFIDRA; encoded by the coding sequence ATGGAGTCCTACACGATCGGCCAGGCGGCGCGGCTGCTCGGCGTCAGCGTGGACACGGCCCGACGGTGGGCCGACGCGCAGCGGTTCCCGACGCGCCGGGAGGGCACGCGGCGGATGGTGGACGGGCCGGACCTGGCCGCGTTCTGCGTGGAGGCCGCGCAGGAGGCCGACGACGGCGACGAGACCCCGTACACCTCGGCGCGCAACGCCTTTCCCGGCATCGTGACCGGTGTGAAGCTGGGCACGGTCGACGCGCAGGTGGAGATCCAGGCCGGACCGCACCGCATCGTGTCGCTGCTGACCCGGGAGGCCGTGGAGGAACTCGGCCTGGAAGTGGGCGCGCGGGCCACGGCCCGGGTGAAGTCGACGAGCGTCTTCATCGACCGCGCCTGA
- a CDS encoding universal stress protein gives MVGASGSLGSLAALRAGACEARLGGRELVAVVAWSPPEGEGMFARFPDRSWAALWEAEAARNLERAFEEAFGGDPEGVTAVRRCVLRGDPGRALCEVAGRPDDLLVVGARPGRRYGGRVGRWLRGHAVCPVLTVPAPALPGSWLRRLRRATPEDFGAAAAGVRPGRGAGRPS, from the coding sequence GTGGTCGGCGCGAGCGGTTCCCTCGGCAGCCTCGCCGCCCTGCGCGCCGGGGCCTGCGAGGCCCGGCTCGGCGGGCGGGAACTGGTCGCCGTAGTGGCCTGGTCACCGCCCGAGGGGGAAGGGATGTTCGCCCGGTTCCCCGACCGGTCGTGGGCCGCGCTGTGGGAGGCGGAGGCGGCCCGGAACCTCGAGCGGGCCTTCGAGGAGGCGTTCGGCGGTGACCCGGAAGGGGTGACGGCCGTACGGCGGTGCGTGCTGCGGGGTGACCCCGGCCGGGCCCTGTGCGAAGTGGCCGGGCGGCCGGACGATCTCCTCGTCGTCGGGGCCAGGCCCGGGCGGCGTTACGGGGGCCGGGTGGGCCGGTGGCTGCGCGGGCACGCGGTGTGCCCGGTGCTGACGGTGCCCGCACCCGCGCTCCCCGGCTCCTGGCTGAGGAGGCTGCGGCGGGCCACGCCGGAGGACTTCGGTGCCGCGGCCGCCGGGGTCAGGCCCGGGCGAGGAGCAGGCCGCCCATCGTGA
- a CDS encoding NACHT domain-containing protein: MADATGAVADFCATLRRTVRGCGVSQTELARVLNRSDSAVSMLLNGQRAKAPQLDEILPIVNHCRSRVGSHSPPSLVLDPAWWRARLAELQETAEGRRHRRHRHSQERLPIELPEAVPLDFESAVEVLVAHQDGFQRMDAEILEPLGLLGGGPGEPLRLFEGFGARVRSCSGTARTALLCAADTVLLVSAFCDAVGRLGAVRDAEATAQVDLQAQVLEELGRVTLGSTRVRSPSELRAEIATAYAASADLMAFGGFSGSSHEELAHLSLRRYESLHAAVTWDCPELRLTSETYDPDEGAERQQPTADRVGLIGLGVLLKEFTHADPATARQRELLRAPIAAADGSGPVIPSLAAGYVNPAFRVAGRPADWRLSADIWWDGRPLEEDIAGFLAAHLLSHQATQAPLLVLGHPGSGKSLLMKLVAARLPQSEFSCLHVELRHVPTELDIQEQLEWALFRSTGQRAPWPDALPSGEAVRVVLLDGLDELIQAGADRLDMSRQWRYLRSIEQLQQREHELGRPVVFIVTSRTVVADQVLTPTASTVLRLEPFDDARIVCWLEVWQAANRRYFATHDVEPLSWDVVRPYRDLARHSLLLLMLALYDAAGNPLRRLGGRDIRRVDLYERLLVEFVRRQVVKHDDPLPPSAEAEAVEKELGRLGAVAIGMFNRRRQSLTADEADCDLGGLLGEAGSALLFGRFFFVHEAQAVVAEGRLRSYEFLHATFGEYLVARLVCDELGRMTAAAAECDDTVLRALLSFVPLSDRTHVLDTLRELAGPAGPRWHRGLPGLLRTLFHTDDRTGHGPSGLTYRPADRGRTERDAIYEANLLLLALVVEDGVRASDFLAVADPVDGWWRCAQFWRSQFGEASWEAFARSVSVERAADAAGGGRTGDLRISLQGTTELAGDVSWVLRREVLGPGAHHDARGVDAADLITRLSLLCDTDVQHVLHALAPLLRSLPNTLRTYRVDEERRAVSGAHALMALLCRDTLQPLAPHYADVLDVLRHLPEPERPAVTDILVRHLVHDAARLPEELVHSLLVEVIRPGAAGDGAQWGGLWPVLEEYVIRGLARVDRDREQEQVEAELKALVGHVRRYAALFRGPRERLHQLLREAGSTPIWAQGAWGPGSAVLERGRTLLEALPADEREPGLVIGLLRLAHELGQREWLGAHAEPLLLTLRPADVLRMRASDADVLRPLVRDAGLLGSFATIVDVWRGPAGGGGTSPG; this comes from the coding sequence ATGGCGGATGCGACGGGCGCCGTGGCGGACTTCTGCGCCACACTCCGCCGCACCGTGCGCGGCTGCGGTGTGTCGCAGACGGAGCTCGCCCGGGTGCTGAACCGGAGCGACTCGGCCGTCTCCATGCTCTTGAACGGCCAGCGCGCGAAGGCGCCCCAACTGGACGAGATCCTGCCCATCGTGAACCACTGCCGCAGCCGGGTCGGCTCCCACTCCCCGCCCAGCCTCGTCCTGGATCCGGCCTGGTGGCGCGCACGCCTCGCCGAACTGCAGGAGACGGCGGAGGGCCGGCGGCACCGTCGGCACCGGCACTCCCAGGAGCGGTTGCCCATCGAGCTGCCGGAGGCCGTCCCGCTCGACTTCGAATCCGCCGTCGAGGTCTTGGTGGCCCACCAGGACGGTTTCCAGCGCATGGACGCGGAGATCCTGGAACCGCTCGGCCTGCTCGGCGGGGGACCCGGCGAGCCGCTCAGACTCTTTGAGGGTTTCGGCGCCCGGGTCCGTTCCTGCAGCGGCACCGCGAGGACAGCGCTGCTGTGCGCGGCGGACACGGTCCTCCTTGTCAGCGCCTTCTGCGACGCGGTCGGTCGGCTCGGGGCAGTACGCGACGCCGAGGCGACGGCGCAGGTGGACCTCCAGGCCCAGGTGCTCGAGGAGCTCGGCCGGGTGACGCTCGGCTCCACCCGCGTCCGGTCCCCGTCCGAACTCCGTGCCGAGATCGCAACGGCCTACGCGGCATCCGCCGACCTCATGGCATTCGGCGGCTTCAGCGGGTCGTCGCACGAGGAACTCGCACACCTGTCCCTGCGCCGCTACGAGTCCCTGCACGCGGCGGTCACCTGGGACTGCCCCGAGCTGCGCCTCACTTCCGAGACGTACGACCCCGACGAAGGGGCGGAGCGGCAGCAGCCCACCGCGGACCGGGTCGGACTCATCGGACTGGGCGTGCTCCTCAAGGAGTTCACCCACGCCGACCCGGCCACCGCGCGGCAGCGGGAACTCCTCCGGGCACCGATCGCCGCTGCCGACGGGTCGGGGCCGGTGATTCCCTCCCTGGCGGCCGGCTACGTGAACCCGGCCTTCCGCGTGGCCGGACGCCCGGCCGACTGGAGGCTGTCCGCCGACATCTGGTGGGACGGCCGACCCCTCGAGGAGGACATCGCGGGATTCCTTGCCGCGCACCTCCTCAGCCACCAGGCCACCCAGGCGCCCCTGCTGGTGCTCGGCCACCCGGGCTCGGGGAAGTCTCTGCTGATGAAACTCGTCGCGGCCCGATTACCGCAGTCGGAGTTCTCCTGCCTGCACGTCGAGCTCCGGCACGTTCCTACCGAACTCGACATCCAGGAACAACTCGAGTGGGCCCTGTTCAGGTCGACCGGGCAGCGGGCGCCCTGGCCTGACGCGCTGCCCTCCGGCGAGGCCGTCCGAGTCGTCCTGCTGGACGGGCTGGACGAGCTGATACAGGCGGGCGCGGACCGGCTCGACATGAGCAGGCAGTGGCGCTACCTGAGGAGTATCGAGCAACTCCAGCAGCGCGAGCACGAGCTGGGCCGGCCGGTCGTCTTCATCGTGACGAGCCGAACCGTGGTCGCCGACCAGGTACTGACCCCCACGGCCTCCACCGTCCTGCGCCTGGAGCCCTTCGACGACGCGCGCATCGTCTGCTGGCTGGAGGTCTGGCAAGCAGCCAACCGGCGCTACTTCGCCACACACGACGTCGAACCGCTCTCGTGGGACGTGGTGCGCCCGTACCGGGATCTGGCGCGCCATTCGCTGCTCCTGCTCATGCTCGCGCTGTACGACGCGGCCGGGAATCCGCTGCGCCGACTGGGCGGCCGGGACATCCGCCGCGTCGATCTGTACGAGCGGCTCCTGGTGGAGTTCGTCCGACGCCAGGTCGTCAAACACGACGACCCGCTGCCGCCCTCCGCCGAAGCCGAAGCGGTCGAGAAGGAGCTCGGGCGACTGGGCGCGGTCGCCATCGGGATGTTCAACCGCCGCAGGCAGAGCCTCACGGCCGACGAGGCGGATTGCGATCTCGGTGGTCTGCTCGGCGAAGCCGGCTCAGCCCTGCTCTTCGGCCGGTTCTTCTTCGTGCACGAGGCACAGGCGGTGGTCGCGGAGGGACGCCTGCGCTCGTACGAGTTCCTCCACGCGACGTTCGGTGAGTACCTGGTCGCCCGGCTGGTCTGCGACGAGCTGGGACGGATGACCGCCGCGGCGGCGGAATGTGACGACACGGTGCTCCGCGCCCTGCTGTCGTTCGTCCCGCTCAGCGACCGCACCCACGTCCTCGACACCCTCCGGGAACTGGCCGGACCAGCCGGACCGCGCTGGCACCGCGGACTGCCGGGGCTCCTGCGGACCCTGTTCCACACGGACGACCGCACCGGTCACGGGCCGTCCGGCCTCACGTACCGTCCAGCCGATCGCGGGCGCACCGAACGGGACGCGATCTACGAGGCGAACCTCCTCCTGCTGGCCCTCGTCGTCGAAGACGGCGTCCGGGCCTCTGATTTCCTGGCGGTTGCGGATCCCGTCGACGGGTGGTGGCGGTGCGCACAGTTCTGGCGTTCCCAGTTCGGTGAGGCGTCCTGGGAAGCCTTCGCCCGTTCCGTGTCCGTGGAGCGGGCCGCCGACGCGGCCGGCGGTGGCCGCACGGGCGACCTGCGGATCTCCCTTCAGGGGACCACCGAACTCGCGGGCGACGTGTCCTGGGTCCTGCGCCGCGAAGTGCTGGGGCCGGGTGCTCACCACGACGCACGAGGGGTGGACGCCGCCGATCTGATCACGCGGTTGTCCCTCCTGTGCGACACGGACGTGCAGCACGTTCTCCATGCTCTGGCACCTCTCCTGCGGAGCTTGCCGAACACCCTGCGCACGTACCGCGTCGACGAGGAGCGGCGGGCCGTGTCGGGGGCGCACGCCCTCATGGCCCTGTTGTGCCGGGACACGCTTCAGCCGCTCGCCCCGCACTATGCCGACGTCCTGGACGTGCTGCGACACCTGCCCGAGCCGGAGCGCCCGGCCGTCACGGACATCCTCGTACGCCACCTCGTCCATGACGCCGCCCGGCTGCCGGAGGAACTCGTCCACTCCCTCCTCGTAGAGGTGATCCGGCCGGGTGCCGCCGGCGACGGGGCGCAGTGGGGTGGGCTGTGGCCCGTGCTCGAGGAGTACGTGATCCGCGGGCTGGCGCGGGTCGATCGGGATCGGGAGCAGGAGCAGGTGGAGGCGGAGTTGAAAGCCCTCGTCGGTCACGTGCGCCGGTACGCGGCGCTGTTCCGCGGCCCTCGGGAACGCCTGCACCAGCTGTTGCGGGAGGCAGGGAGCACCCCCATCTGGGCGCAGGGGGCGTGGGGGCCGGGGAGCGCGGTGCTGGAGCGGGGGCGCACGCTGCTCGAGGCGTTGCCCGCGGACGAACGGGAGCCGGGGCTGGTCATCGGACTGCTCCGGCTGGCTCACGAACTGGGGCAGCGGGAGTGGCTCGGCGCGCATGCCGAACCGCTCCTGCTGACCCTGCGGCCGGCGGACGTGCTCCGGATGCGCGCGAGCGACGCCGATGTCCTGCGGCCGTTGGTCCGGGACGCCGGACTGCTGGGCTCGTTCGCGACGATCGTGGACGTCTGGCGGGGTCCCGCCGGGGGTGGCGGGACGAGCCCGGGCTGA
- a CDS encoding peptidoglycan recognition protein family protein — protein MSSFDGDAPCRGIARRAVVGAALGLGSASWSSEARASTRAAWGPEIFGCEEWGARPPTEPVTVLASPPRLIVVHHTATANVEDYSLLRAFALARAIQTHHMDTNRWIDTGQHFTVSRGAYVTEGRHRSRAELSRGTMQVRSSHCVGQNDVAVGIETEGTYSSTEPPAGQYQALVALGAYICGQYGLDPYDIRGHRDFNTTECPGDRLYALLPRLREDIATFLRGDPRSAGWTY, from the coding sequence ATGAGTTCATTTGATGGCGACGCGCCCTGCCGCGGGATTGCCCGGCGCGCCGTGGTCGGTGCCGCACTCGGCCTCGGGTCGGCCTCGTGGTCGTCCGAGGCGCGTGCCTCGACGCGGGCGGCCTGGGGTCCGGAGATCTTCGGCTGCGAGGAATGGGGTGCCCGGCCCCCCACTGAACCCGTCACGGTGCTCGCGTCACCGCCCCGGCTGATCGTGGTGCACCACACGGCGACGGCCAACGTCGAGGACTACTCCCTGCTGCGCGCCTTCGCCCTCGCGCGGGCGATCCAGACCCACCACATGGACACCAACCGGTGGATCGACACCGGCCAGCACTTCACCGTGAGCCGTGGCGCGTACGTCACCGAAGGCAGGCACCGCAGTCGCGCCGAACTGTCGCGCGGGACCATGCAGGTCCGCTCCTCCCACTGCGTCGGCCAGAACGACGTGGCCGTGGGCATCGAGACCGAGGGAACCTACTCAAGTACGGAGCCACCAGCGGGGCAGTACCAGGCCCTGGTCGCGCTGGGCGCGTACATCTGCGGGCAGTACGGGCTGGATCCGTACGACATCAGAGGGCACCGGGACTTCAACACCACCGAGTGTCCCGGTGACCGCCTGTACGCACTCCTGCCGCGCCTGCGCGAGGACATCGCCACCTTCCTGCGCGGAGACCCCCGAAGCGCGGGATGGACGTACTGA
- a CDS encoding DUF5996 family protein: MGAVKAILVDHRLVVATLGGSAMSFPRVGQSVASFQVLGQVALVLEEFAAGFSGKASPVHHFWHSLDIAHTRFSGRHIDQLSDVDSAYRAGARRAGGDAAGLARPGGVTDPRRPLPHESARAGSGRIAFRASGAGPVLITDSLGGHEFI, encoded by the coding sequence GGGCGCGGTGAAGGCCATCCTCGTCGACCACCGGCTGGTCGTCGCGACGCTGGGCGGCAGCGCGATGTCGTTTCCGCGCGTGGGGCAGTCCGTGGCCTCCTTCCAGGTCCTCGGCCAGGTCGCGCTGGTACTGGAGGAGTTCGCGGCCGGATTCTCGGGAAAGGCCAGCCCGGTACACCACTTCTGGCACAGCCTCGACATCGCCCACACCCGGTTCTCGGGACGTCACATCGACCAGCTGTCCGATGTCGACAGCGCGTACCGGGCCGGAGCCCGACGAGCCGGCGGGGACGCCGCCGGATTGGCCCGTCCCGGTGGCGTCACCGACCCCCGCCGGCCGCTTCCGCACGAATCCGCCCGAGCAGGCTCCGGGAGGATTGCCTTTCGTGCGTCCGGAGCCGGTCCGGTTCTGATCACCGATTCGTTGGGTGGTCATGAGTTCATTTGA
- a CDS encoding NUDIX hydrolase encodes MPEQPPYADSVRAYYAAHPSPLVAATGIVLDPRGRVLVLTTSYKTELELPGGGVEDTETPEEGLARELKEELDLSVPVGRLLAVDSRPPGPLGRSLVVHVHLVGPLTPGEASAISFPDGEITQARWLSPEEAYGALPARTAPRLRASLAALYSGSLAHLIDGVPQPGSPAGLDPLRRAELEHAGAFDTAGHRAARPKALTAASVLFTDSAGGVVLVQPAYGDPEHWHLPGGGIDSDLGEIPRAAARREVREELGLDLAPGRLLAVNWSHRPGYPARVRFLYDGGILDSAALARIRLPATELLQWRTVPAAELRRFVKPALRRQIKACLRARGTATGPLELHAGRPVPEP; translated from the coding sequence GTGCCGGAACAACCCCCGTACGCCGACTCGGTCCGCGCCTACTACGCCGCCCACCCCTCCCCCTTGGTGGCGGCGACCGGGATCGTGCTGGACCCGCGCGGGCGGGTCCTCGTCCTCACCACCTCGTACAAGACGGAGCTGGAGCTCCCGGGCGGGGGCGTGGAGGACACCGAGACCCCGGAGGAGGGCCTGGCCCGCGAGCTGAAGGAGGAGCTGGACCTGAGCGTGCCGGTGGGACGGCTGCTCGCCGTGGATTCGCGCCCGCCGGGCCCGCTCGGCCGCTCCCTCGTCGTCCACGTCCACCTGGTAGGCCCGCTCACGCCCGGGGAGGCCTCCGCGATCTCCTTCCCGGACGGCGAGATCACCCAGGCGCGCTGGCTCTCACCGGAGGAGGCCTACGGGGCCCTGCCCGCCCGGACCGCACCCCGCCTGCGCGCCTCCCTCGCCGCGCTGTACTCCGGCTCCCTCGCGCACCTGATCGACGGTGTCCCCCAGCCCGGCTCCCCGGCCGGACTCGACCCCCTGCGCCGGGCGGAACTGGAACACGCCGGCGCCTTCGACACCGCCGGCCACCGGGCCGCCCGCCCCAAGGCCCTCACGGCGGCGAGCGTGCTGTTCACCGACTCCGCGGGCGGGGTAGTGCTGGTGCAGCCCGCGTACGGCGATCCAGAACACTGGCACCTGCCCGGCGGCGGCATCGACAGCGACCTCGGCGAGATCCCGCGCGCGGCCGCCCGCCGCGAGGTGCGCGAGGAGCTCGGGCTCGACCTCGCCCCCGGCCGCCTGCTCGCAGTCAACTGGTCGCACCGGCCCGGCTATCCGGCCCGGGTCCGGTTCCTCTACGACGGCGGCATCCTCGACTCCGCCGCCCTGGCCCGGATCCGCCTGCCCGCGACGGAGCTCCTCCAGTGGCGGACGGTACCCGCGGCCGAGCTGCGCCGCTTCGTCAAACCCGCCCTCCGCCGGCAGATCAAGGCGTGTCTCAGGGCCCGCGGCACGGCCACCGGACCCCTCGAACTCCACGCCGGCCGCCCCGTCCCGGAGCCCTGA